A stretch of DNA from Candidatus Cloacimonadota bacterium:
GAAAAAACCGAGATCAAAATCCAGAATTATTACGAATATCAGGAATTATTCTGGAATTATATATTGGTCGCGATGATCCTGATGATGATCGATTTTGTATTCAGGACGATCATCAGGAAAGAACTTCCTTAATCAATAATGAAAGAATTAAGGAATTAAAGAATGAAGAGAGAAAATCCGATACTCGAGAAAAGTTATAAATTTGCGATCAGAATTGTGCGATTGTATCAGTATTTGAACAGGGAAAAGAAGGAATATCATTTATCGGTTCAAATTCTAAAATCAGGAACTTCGATCGGTGCAAATGCAGAAGAAGCAATTGGAGGTTTTTCTAAAAATGATTTTATCGCAAAATTACGGATTTCCTACAAAGAAGCAAAAGAAACTCATTATTGGATTCGTTTATTAAGAGATACGGATTACTTAAGTTCGAAAGAAGCAGGATCATTATTGAAAGACTGCGAAGAAATTTTGAAAATAATTGTCTCAATTTTAAAGTCGTCAAAAGAAAATGGATAATTCTTTAATTCATTAA
This window harbors:
- a CDS encoding four helix bundle protein; amino-acid sequence: MKRENPILEKSYKFAIRIVRLYQYLNREKKEYHLSVQILKSGTSIGANAEEAIGGFSKNDFIAKLRISYKEAKETHYWIRLLRDTDYLSSKEAGSLLKDCEEILKIIVSILKSSKENG